In Fusobacterium massiliense, a single window of DNA contains:
- a CDS encoding metal ABC transporter ATP-binding protein encodes MNGIEIQIKDLNLILSGSEILRNINLTVKSGEIHCLVGPNGGGKTSFLRCVLGQMPFSGSIKMNYEEDKIIGYVPQVLDFERTLPITVEDFMAMTYQTRPCFMGISKKYKDEVDNLLRKLNVFEKKKRLLGNLSGGERQRVLLAQALFPKPNLLILDEPLTGIDKIGEDYFKNIIKELKEEGITILWIHHNLAQVRELADTVTCIKKEVIFSGDPKEELKEDKIMRIFE; translated from the coding sequence ATGAATGGAATTGAAATACAAATAAAAGATTTAAATCTTATTTTATCGGGAAGTGAAATTTTAAGAAATATTAATTTAACTGTAAAATCTGGTGAAATCCATTGTTTGGTTGGTCCTAACGGTGGAGGAAAGACTTCTTTTTTAAGATGTGTTTTAGGACAAATGCCTTTTTCAGGATCTATTAAAATGAATTATGAGGAAGATAAAATTATTGGTTATGTCCCTCAAGTTTTAGACTTTGAAAGAACTTTACCTATTACAGTTGAAGACTTTATGGCAATGACATATCAAACAAGACCTTGTTTTATGGGAATTTCAAAAAAATATAAAGATGAAGTTGATAATTTGCTAAGAAAGTTAAACGTGTTTGAAAAAAAGAAGAGATTACTAGGAAATCTATCTGGGGGTGAAAGACAAAGAGTGTTATTAGCTCAAGCTCTTTTCCCAAAACCTAATCTTTTAATATTAGATGAACCTCTAACTGGAATAGATAAAATCGGTGAGGACTATTTTAAAAATATTATAAAAGAATTAAAAGAAGAAGGAATCACAATTCTTTGGATACATCACAATCTGGCACAAGTTAGAGAACTTGCCGATACTGTAACTTGTATAAAAAAAGAAGTTATTTTTAGTGGAGATCCAAAAGAAGAGTTAAAAGAAGATAAAATAATGAGAATTTTTGAATAG
- a CDS encoding metal ABC transporter permease — protein sequence MLENFRIFLISLAEKGDIPSSFKYGFVINAMICALLIGPILGGIGTMVVTKKMAFFSEAVGHAAMTGIAIGVLLGEPFSAPYISLFTYCILFGLIINYTKNRTKMASDTLIGVFLAMSIALGGSLLIYVSAKVNSHALESILFGSILTVSDIDIYILVVSAIIILFVLVPYLNKMLLASFNPSLAIVRGVNVKLIEYIFIIIVTIITIASVKIIGSILVEALLLIPAAAAKNLSKSIKGFVYYSIFFALVSCLLGVYLPIHFDISIPSGGAIILISSAIFVVTVVIKMIFKKFAEGE from the coding sequence ATGCTAGAAAATTTTAGAATTTTTTTAATAAGTTTAGCAGAAAAAGGAGATATTCCTTCCTCTTTTAAGTATGGATTTGTTATTAACGCAATGATTTGTGCTTTATTAATTGGACCTATACTTGGTGGAATAGGAACTATGGTTGTTACTAAAAAGATGGCTTTCTTTTCAGAAGCAGTTGGTCATGCTGCTATGACTGGGATAGCAATAGGTGTTTTATTGGGGGAACCTTTTTCAGCACCTTATATATCTTTATTTACTTATTGTATATTATTTGGATTAATTATTAATTATACTAAAAATAGAACTAAAATGGCTTCGGATACCTTGATAGGAGTCTTTCTAGCAATGTCTATTGCTTTAGGAGGTTCTCTACTTATTTATGTATCAGCTAAAGTAAACTCACATGCTCTTGAAAGTATATTGTTTGGTTCTATCTTAACAGTTAGTGATATAGATATTTATATTTTAGTTGTTTCTGCTATTATAATTTTATTTGTGCTAGTACCTTATTTAAACAAAATGTTACTAGCAAGTTTTAACCCTAGCTTAGCTATTGTAAGAGGGGTTAATGTTAAATTAATAGAGTATATTTTTATAATAATAGTAACTATTATTACTATTGCTTCTGTAAAAATAATAGGTTCTATTTTGGTGGAAGCTCTTTTACTTATACCTGCTGCTGCTGCTAAGAATCTATCAAAATCTATAAAAGGATTTGTCTATTACAGTATATTTTTTGCTTTAGTTAGTTGTTTATTAGGTGTGTATTTACCAATACATTTTGATATATCTATCCCATCTGGTGGAGCTATAATTTTAATATCATCTGCTATATTCGTAGTAACTGTTGTTATTAAAATGATATTTAAAAAATTTGCTGAAGGAGAATAA
- a CDS encoding metal ABC transporter solute-binding protein, Zn/Mn family: MKKILFAIMLAMFSTLAFAENIVITSIQPLYSLTSYLTKGTDIKVHSVFSSDISMTMSKDSIREEDFDISVANKAQAVVDIAKIWPEDVIYGKARMTKLGILEIDASHPYDEKMTNVFLNDYSNGSVNPYIWTGTKNLVRMANIVARDLERLYPKNKAQIEKNVNNFTNDLLKLENNVNERLLSINNSEVISLSENLQYFLNDLNIYADYLNYDDITAENIEKIVTEKGIKVIVSDRWLKKNVIKALKNAGGEFVIINTLDIPVDKDGKMDPEALLKVYKENTDNLLDALSKF; the protein is encoded by the coding sequence ATGAAAAAAATATTATTTGCTATTATGTTAGCAATGTTTTCAACATTAGCTTTTGCTGAAAATATTGTTATTACATCTATACAACCTTTGTATTCATTAACTAGTTATTTAACTAAAGGAACTGATATAAAAGTTCACTCAGTATTCTCTTCTGATATTTCTATGACTATGTCTAAGGATTCTATAAGAGAAGAAGATTTCGATATATCTGTTGCAAATAAGGCTCAAGCCGTTGTTGATATTGCTAAGATTTGGCCTGAAGATGTTATCTATGGAAAAGCTAGAATGACAAAATTAGGAATTTTAGAAATTGATGCTAGTCACCCTTATGATGAAAAAATGACTAATGTATTCTTAAATGACTATTCTAATGGTAGTGTAAATCCATATATTTGGACTGGTACAAAAAATTTAGTTAGAATGGCTAATATTGTTGCTAGAGACCTTGAAAGATTATATCCTAAAAATAAAGCTCAAATAGAAAAAAATGTAAATAACTTTACAAATGATTTATTAAAACTTGAAAATAATGTCAATGAAAGATTACTTTCAATAAATAATTCTGAAGTTATTTCTCTTAGTGAAAATTTACAATATTTTCTAAACGATTTAAATATTTATGCAGACTATCTTAATTATGATGATATAACTGCTGAAAATATTGAAAAAATAGTTACAGAAAAAGGTATAAAGGTTATAGTTTCAGATAGATGGTTAAAGAAAAATGTTATAAAAGCTCTTAAAAATGCTGGTGGAGAATTTGTAATTATAAATACATTAGATATTCCAGTTGATAAAGATGGAAAAATGGATCCTGAAGCATTATTAAAAGTTTATAAAGAAAATACTGATAATTTATTAGATGCATTATCTAAATTTTAA
- a CDS encoding DUF4198 domain-containing protein — protein sequence MKKSLVLIGSILLAANLFAHDHFLYTSNLDVTGQKEVKMKATLGHPAEGPEAEPISIGTVDGKTTLPKAFFVVHDGVKTDLTSKVKPGSIKANSEHVAFDATFTMEDGLKGGGSWVFFMDSGNTKDSGFMFNPTEKLIVTKDNAGSDYNQRVAPGYNEIVPLVNPVNAWKENVFRAKFVDKDGNPIKNARIDVDFINGKLDMTNNTWKANPEAPKTSLRVFTDDNGVFAFVPSRSGQWVIRAVASMDRVNKVVHDSSLVVQFN from the coding sequence ATGAAAAAAAGTTTAGTTTTAATTGGTAGTATTTTATTAGCAGCGAATTTATTTGCTCACGATCATTTTCTTTATACATCTAACTTAGATGTAACTGGACAAAAAGAAGTTAAAATGAAAGCTACGTTGGGACACCCAGCAGAAGGTCCAGAAGCAGAACCAATTAGTATAGGAACTGTAGATGGAAAAACTACTCTACCAAAAGCATTTTTTGTTGTGCATGATGGAGTAAAAACAGATTTAACTTCAAAAGTAAAACCTGGAAGTATAAAAGCTAATTCAGAACATGTGGCTTTTGATGCAACTTTCACTATGGAAGATGGATTAAAAGGTGGAGGAAGCTGGGTATTTTTCATGGATAGCGGAAATACAAAAGACTCTGGATTTATGTTCAATCCAACTGAAAAACTTATTGTAACTAAAGATAATGCTGGATCTGACTACAACCAAAGAGTAGCTCCAGGATACAATGAAATCGTTCCTTTAGTTAATCCAGTTAATGCTTGGAAAGAAAATGTTTTCAGAGCAAAATTTGTAGATAAAGATGGAAATCCTATAAAGAATGCAAGAATAGATGTTGACTTTATAAATGGTAAATTAGATATGACTAACAACACTTGGAAAGCTAATCCAGAAGCTCCTAAAACAAGTTTAAGAGTATTTACTGATGATAATGGAGTATTTGCTTTTGTTCCATCTAGAAGTGGACAATGGGTAATCAGAGCCGTTGCTTCTATGGATAGAGTAAATAAAGTTGTTCATGACTCTTCATTAGTTGTACAATTTAACTAA
- a CDS encoding pyridoxal phosphate-dependent aminotransferase, whose translation MSKDLHGGNIYKFQREGKSNILDYSSNINPLGVPQKFIDIAKESFNNLVNYPDPYYIELREKIAKFNSIKSDDIIVGNGATEILFLYMRALKPKKVLILAPCFAEYERALKSIEAKIEYFKLEEKDNFYPNILNLKKEIEDNNYDLLLFCNPNNPTGQFIKLEDIEKIIESCNKKDTKIFVDEAFIEFVEDWKNKTVCLLKNKNIFIMRAFTKFFAIPGLRLGYGIIFDDDLKERMLEEKEPWSVNTFANLAGLVMLDDKEYIDKSERWILEEKKFLYNELSKVENIKVFKGECNFLLIKLFTFKSNEFREKMIENNILVRDAANFKFLNESYIRVAVKDRNSNLKMLESFKSVIDLNNK comes from the coding sequence ATGAGTAAAGATTTACATGGAGGAAATATTTATAAGTTTCAGAGAGAAGGAAAAAGCAATATTTTAGATTATAGTTCTAATATTAACCCTTTGGGAGTACCACAAAAATTTATAGATATAGCAAAAGAAAGTTTTAATAATTTAGTAAACTATCCGGATCCTTATTATATTGAGTTAAGAGAAAAAATAGCTAAATTTAATTCAATAAAATCAGATGATATTATCGTCGGGAATGGAGCAACTGAAATACTTTTTTTGTATATGAGAGCTTTAAAGCCTAAAAAAGTATTAATACTAGCACCTTGTTTTGCAGAATATGAAAGAGCTTTAAAGTCGATTGAGGCCAAAATAGAATATTTTAAATTAGAAGAAAAAGATAATTTTTATCCTAATATTTTAAATTTAAAAAAAGAGATAGAAGATAATAATTATGATTTATTACTATTTTGTAATCCTAATAATCCAACTGGTCAATTCATAAAATTGGAAGATATAGAAAAAATTATTGAAAGTTGTAATAAAAAAGATACAAAAATCTTTGTTGATGAGGCTTTTATTGAATTTGTAGAAGATTGGAAAAATAAAACGGTTTGTTTGTTGAAAAATAAAAATATTTTTATAATGAGAGCATTTACAAAATTTTTTGCTATACCAGGCCTGAGATTAGGTTATGGAATAATTTTTGATGATGATTTAAAAGAGCGAATGTTGGAAGAGAAAGAGCCATGGTCAGTTAATACATTTGCTAATTTAGCAGGTCTTGTTATGTTAGATGATAAAGAATATATAGATAAATCTGAAAGATGGATATTGGAAGAAAAAAAATTTTTATATAATGAATTATCAAAAGTAGAAAATATTAAAGTTTTTAAAGGAGAATGCAATTTTCTTTTAATTAAACTTTTCACTTTTAAATCAAATGAATTTAGAGAAAAAATGATAGAGAATAATATTTTAGTGAGAGATGCTGCAAATTTTAAATTTCTAAATGAAAGCTATATAAGAGTCGCAGTAAAAGATAGAAATTCAAATTTAAAAATGTTAGAATCATTTAAATCTGTTATAGATTTAAATAACAAGTAA
- the cbiB gene encoding adenosylcobinamide-phosphate synthase CbiB, protein MFEYFTIKFGIAYIIDLILGDPRWLYHPVIIIGKLISFLEKILYKFKNKIFTGAILNILTLGITFFVSLLLARLGYIIEIIFIWTTLATKSLADEGKKVYNILKSGDIEKAKKELSYLVSRDTNTLSLDKIIMSVVETIAENTVDGFASPAFYAFIGSFFSISIFGKDVSLALPFAMTYKAINTLDSMVGYKNERYIDFGKVSARVDDVANFIPARLTGLIFIPLASFILGYNFKNSLKIFFRDRNKHSSPNSGQSESAYAGALGIQFGGKISYFGKDYEKPTIGDKTKEFEYEDIKKAVNILYVVSFIATITFILINIIGVIK, encoded by the coding sequence ATGTTTGAATACTTTACAATAAAATTTGGTATAGCTTATATTATAGATTTGATATTAGGTGATCCAAGATGGCTATATCATCCTGTTATAATAATAGGAAAATTAATAAGTTTTTTAGAAAAAATTTTGTATAAATTTAAAAATAAGATATTTACAGGAGCTATCTTAAATATTTTAACTTTAGGAATAACTTTTTTTGTATCATTATTATTAGCAAGACTAGGATATATTATAGAAATAATATTTATATGGACAACACTTGCAACTAAAAGTTTAGCTGATGAAGGGAAAAAAGTTTATAATATTTTAAAGTCAGGGGATATTGAAAAGGCTAAAAAAGAGTTATCGTATCTTGTTAGTAGAGATACAAATACTTTATCGTTAGATAAAATTATTATGAGTGTAGTTGAAACAATAGCAGAAAATACAGTGGATGGTTTTGCTTCTCCTGCATTTTATGCTTTTATTGGAAGTTTTTTTTCAATTTCAATATTTGGAAAAGATGTTTCTCTTGCCTTACCTTTTGCTATGACATATAAGGCAATAAATACTTTAGATTCTATGGTTGGGTATAAAAATGAAAGATATATAGATTTTGGAAAAGTTTCTGCAAGAGTAGATGATGTTGCAAACTTTATTCCAGCAAGACTTACAGGTTTAATATTTATACCTTTAGCAAGTTTTATATTAGGATATAATTTTAAAAACTCTTTAAAAATATTTTTTAGAGACAGAAATAAACATTCAAGTCCAAACTCAGGTCAGAGTGAATCAGCTTATGCAGGTGCTTTAGGAATACAATTTGGAGGAAAAATTAGTTATTTTGGTAAAGATTATGAAAAACCAACTATAGGGGATAAAACTAAAGAATTTGAATATGAAGATATAAAAAAAGCAGTCAATATCTTATATGTTGTATCTTTCATAGCAACTATAACATTTATATTAATTAATATTATTGGAGTAATAAAATGA
- a CDS encoding cobyric acid synthase, which translates to MNNKNIMVVGTSSGAGKSLFVTALCRIFYKDGYKVSPFKSQNMALNSYITKDGKEMGRAQVVQAEASGLEPDVNMNPILLKPSTMNKIQIIVNGKSIGNMSGVEYNQYKKNLIPILKETYEKIDSKNDIVVIEGAGSPAEINIKEEDISNFAMARIADAPVILVADIDRGGVFASIYGTIMLLKEEDRKRVKGIVINKFRGNKEVLKPGFEIIEKLTGIKTLGVIPYADIDIEDEDSLTEKYKSFKLNKNSNKIKISVIKLKHISNVTDIDALSIFEDVEIQFVKERSQIGNEDLLIIPGSKNTIDDLKWLKESGIAEEIIKRARTETIIFGICGGFQILGNKVKDPHHIEGDIEELNGLGLLDLETIMENEKTMVQYQGKLVVNNGFLKKLNTLDIKGYEIHQGITEGNEKNLTTDDRTIFVNRDNIIATYLHGIFDNKEFTDTLLNEIRRRKGLNEINNNISYEEYKLKEFDKLEKLVRESVDIDEIYKILD; encoded by the coding sequence ATGAATAATAAAAATATAATGGTTGTTGGTACATCATCAGGAGCAGGGAAAAGTTTATTTGTAACAGCTTTGTGCAGAATTTTTTATAAAGATGGATATAAAGTTTCTCCTTTTAAGTCACAAAATATGGCACTTAATTCATATATTACAAAAGATGGTAAGGAAATGGGAAGAGCACAGGTTGTTCAAGCTGAAGCAAGTGGTTTAGAACCTGATGTTAATATGAATCCTATTCTTTTGAAACCTTCTACAATGAATAAAATACAAATAATTGTAAATGGAAAATCTATAGGAAATATGTCTGGAGTTGAATATAACCAATATAAAAAAAATTTAATTCCAATTTTAAAAGAAACTTATGAGAAAATAGATAGTAAAAATGATATAGTTGTAATTGAAGGAGCAGGAAGCCCAGCAGAAATAAACATAAAAGAAGAGGATATTTCGAATTTTGCTATGGCAAGAATAGCTGATGCACCTGTAATTTTAGTTGCAGATATAGATAGAGGAGGAGTTTTTGCTTCGATTTATGGAACAATTATGCTTTTAAAAGAGGAAGATAGAAAAAGAGTTAAAGGGATAGTTATAAATAAATTTAGAGGTAATAAGGAAGTTTTAAAACCAGGCTTTGAAATAATAGAGAAATTAACAGGAATTAAAACTTTAGGAGTTATTCCTTATGCAGACATAGATATAGAAGATGAAGATAGTCTTACAGAAAAATATAAAAGTTTTAAGTTAAATAAAAATTCTAATAAAATAAAAATTTCTGTAATAAAGTTAAAACATATCTCAAATGTTACGGATATTGATGCTCTATCAATTTTTGAAGATGTTGAAATACAATTTGTAAAAGAAAGAAGTCAAATAGGAAATGAAGATTTATTAATAATACCAGGTTCTAAAAATACCATAGATGATTTAAAATGGCTTAAAGAAAGTGGAATTGCAGAAGAAATAATAAAAAGAGCTAGAACTGAAACTATTATTTTTGGTATTTGTGGGGGTTTTCAAATTCTAGGAAATAAAGTTAAAGATCCTCATCATATTGAGGGAGATATAGAAGAATTAAATGGTTTAGGACTTTTAGATTTAGAAACTATTATGGAAAATGAAAAAACTATGGTTCAATATCAAGGGAAATTAGTTGTTAATAATGGATTTCTAAAAAAATTAAATACTTTAGATATAAAGGGCTATGAAATTCACCAAGGTATTACAGAAGGAAATGAAAAAAATTTAACTACCGATGATAGAACTATTTTTGTAAATAGAGATAATATTATTGCAACTTATTTACATGGAATTTTTGATAATAAAGAATTTACAGATACTCTTTTAAATGAAATTAGAAGAAGAAAAGGTTTGAATGAGATTAATAATAATATTTCTTATGAAGAGTATAAGTTAAAAGAATTTGATAAATTAGAAAAATTAGTTAGAGAATCTGTTGATATAGATGAAATATATAAGATACTTGATTAA
- the upp gene encoding uracil phosphoribosyltransferase — protein sequence MAVIEVNHPLIEHKMTILRSVDTDTKSFRENLNEIAKLMTYEATKNLKLETTEVTTPLMKTTAYTLQDKVAIVPILRAGLGMTAGILDLIPTAKVGHIGVYRNEETLEPVYYYCKLPTDIANRKVIVVDPMLATGGSAVYAIDYLKSQGVTDIVFMCLVSAPDGIARLLNKHPDVPIYTAKIDQGLNEQGYIYPGLGDCGDRIFGTK from the coding sequence ATGGCAGTAATCGAAGTAAATCACCCTTTAATAGAACATAAAATGACTATACTTAGAAGTGTTGACACTGATACAAAATCATTCAGAGAAAATTTAAATGAAATTGCAAAACTTATGACTTATGAGGCAACTAAAAATTTAAAATTAGAAACTACAGAAGTTACTACTCCATTAATGAAGACAACAGCATATACTCTACAAGATAAAGTTGCTATTGTTCCTATATTAAGAGCAGGGCTTGGAATGACAGCTGGAATATTAGATTTAATTCCAACTGCAAAAGTAGGTCATATTGGAGTATATAGAAATGAAGAAACTTTAGAACCAGTTTACTACTATTGTAAATTACCTACAGATATAGCTAACAGAAAAGTAATCGTTGTTGATCCTATGCTTGCAACAGGAGGATCTGCTGTTTATGCAATAGATTATTTAAAATCTCAAGGGGTTACTGATATAGTATTTATGTGTTTAGTATCTGCTCCAGATGGAATAGCAAGATTATTAAATAAACATCCAGATGTTCCTATTTATACAGCTAAAATAGACCAAGGATTAAATGAACAAGGTTATATTTATCCAGGTCTAGGAGATTGTGGAGATAGAATTTTTGGAACTAAATAG
- a CDS encoding type B 50S ribosomal protein L31 → MKKGIHPEFKEVVFEDMAGHQFLTRSTKVPAETTTFEGKEYPVIKVAVSSKSHPFYTGEQRFVDTAGRVDKFNKKFNLGK, encoded by the coding sequence ATGAAAAAAGGAATACATCCTGAATTCAAAGAAGTTGTTTTTGAAGATATGGCTGGGCATCAATTTTTGACTAGATCTACAAAAGTCCCTGCTGAAACAACAACATTCGAAGGGAAAGAATACCCTGTAATAAAAGTAGCTGTTAGCTCAAAATCTCATCCATTCTATACTGGAGAACAAAGATTTGTTGATACAGCTGGAAGAGTTGACAAATTTAATAAAAAATTCAACTTGGGAAAATAA
- a CDS encoding flavodoxin produces the protein MKTIGIFYATLTKTTTGVVDEIEFFLRKDDFKTFNVKSAIKEIENFQNLILVTPTYQVGEAHAAWMNNLKKLEEIDFTGKVIGLVGLGNQFAFGESFCGGIKYLYDIVKRKGGKVVGFTSVDGYHFEETEIIENGKFIGLALDEENQADLTPKRIEDWINEVKKEFV, from the coding sequence ATGAAAACGATAGGAATTTTTTATGCAACACTTACAAAAACTACAACTGGAGTTGTTGATGAGATTGAATTTTTTTTAAGAAAAGATGATTTTAAGACATTTAATGTAAAAAGTGCTATAAAAGAAATTGAAAATTTTCAAAATCTTATATTAGTAACTCCTACTTATCAAGTTGGAGAAGCTCATGCAGCATGGATGAACAACTTAAAAAAATTAGAAGAAATTGATTTTACTGGAAAAGTTATAGGACTTGTTGGTTTAGGAAATCAATTTGCTTTTGGTGAATCTTTTTGTGGAGGTATAAAATATCTATATGATATAGTAAAAAGAAAAGGTGGAAAAGTTGTAGGATTTACAAGTGTTGATGGATATCATTTTGAAGAAACAGAAATTATTGAAAATGGAAAATTCATTGGACTTGCTCTTGATGAAGAAAATCAAGCAGATTTAACACCAAAAAGAATTGAAGATTGGATAAATGAAGTAAAAAAAGAATTTGTATAA
- a CDS encoding tRNA threonylcarbamoyladenosine dehydratase codes for MFSQRTELLIGSENLEILKNANVIIFGLGGVGGTAFEALVRAGIGNLSIVDFDNVDVTNLNRQIITTRDAIGLPKVEVAKNRALSISEDINLTVYHEKFLKDNSDLFFKDKKYDYIIDAIDLVTPKLDLIELANNLGIPIISSMGTGNKLNPSSFEVADIKNTSVCPLAKIVRKELRARGIKKLKVVYSKELPKKPLNTTGSREKNKNVGSISFVPPVVGYILAGEVIKDICKL; via the coding sequence ATGTTTTCTCAAAGAACAGAGCTTTTAATAGGCTCAGAAAATCTAGAAATTTTAAAAAATGCTAATGTTATTATTTTTGGTCTTGGAGGAGTTGGAGGTACTGCTTTTGAAGCATTGGTCAGAGCAGGTATTGGAAATTTATCAATAGTTGATTTTGACAATGTAGATGTGACTAACCTTAATAGACAAATCATTACAACTCGTGATGCGATAGGTCTTCCTAAGGTAGAAGTTGCAAAAAATAGAGCACTTTCAATAAGTGAAGATATAAATTTAACTGTGTATCATGAAAAGTTTTTAAAAGATAATTCAGATTTATTTTTTAAAGATAAAAAATACGATTATATTATAGATGCTATTGACTTAGTTACTCCGAAACTTGACTTAATTGAATTGGCTAATAATTTAGGCATACCTATAATATCATCTATGGGTACTGGAAATAAATTGAATCCGTCATCTTTTGAAGTAGCTGATATTAAGAATACATCTGTTTGTCCTTTAGCTAAAATTGTTAGAAAAGAATTAAGAGCTAGAGGAATTAAAAAACTAAAGGTTGTATATTCTAAGGAGTTACCAAAAAAACCTTTAAACACTACTGGAAGTCGTGAAAAAAATAAAAATGTTGGAAGCATTTCTTTTGTTCCACCAGTTGTTGGATATATATTGGCTGGGGAAGTTATAAAAGATATTTGTAAACTTTAA
- a CDS encoding type II toxin-antitoxin system Phd/YefM family antitoxin, whose translation MTNINATNLRKNLFSYLDSTIEYNDIVNINTKKGNVIMISEVEYNGLLETLYLTSIPSMKKRFEEALNATKEDYEEFEW comes from the coding sequence ATGACAAATATAAATGCCACAAATTTAAGAAAAAATCTATTTTCTTACTTGGATTCAACAATAGAATATAATGACATTGTTAATATTAATACAAAAAAAGGAAATGTTATTATGATAAGTGAAGTTGAATATAATGGTTTGCTTGAAACTTTATATCTAACTTCTATTCCTAGTATGAAAAAAAGATTTGAAGAAGCATTAAATGCTACTAAAGAAGATTACGAGGAATTTGAATGGTAG
- a CDS encoding Txe/YoeB family addiction module toxin, with protein sequence MVEEYKVFILKKANKDKEKIKQYPALKTNVEKLINLIKQDPFKVPPSYEALVGNLKGYYSRRINHQHRLVYEVIEEEKRINIISMWTHYDF encoded by the coding sequence ATGGTAGAAGAATATAAGGTTTTCATATTAAAAAAAGCAAATAAAGATAAAGAAAAGATTAAACAATATCCAGCACTAAAAACTAATGTTGAGAAATTAATTAATCTTATAAAGCAAGATCCCTTTAAAGTCCCTCCGTCTTATGAGGCATTAGTTGGAAATCTAAAGGGCTATTATTCACGAAGAATAAATCATCAACACAGACTTGTATATGAAGTTATTGAAGAAGAAAAGAGAATAAATATAATTAGTATGTGGACGCATTATGACTTTTAA
- a CDS encoding flavodoxin yields the protein MKTVGIFFGTTGGKTQEVVDIIASQLGDAQVFDVANGVDEIEMFDNIILASPTYGMGELQDDWASVIDEVADMDFSGKVVAFVGVGDAAIFGGNYVESMKHFYDAVEPKGAKIVGFTSTDGYDFEASEAVIDGDKFMGLAIDASFDTDEITSKVEDWLENKVKDELL from the coding sequence ATGAAGACAGTTGGTATCTTTTTTGGAACTACAGGAGGAAAAACACAAGAAGTTGTAGATATTATAGCTTCTCAATTAGGAGATGCACAAGTATTTGATGTAGCTAACGGTGTTGATGAAATAGAAATGTTCGACAACATTATATTAGCTTCTCCAACTTATGGAATGGGAGAATTACAAGATGATTGGGCTTCTGTTATAGATGAAGTTGCAGACATGGATTTCTCTGGAAAAGTTGTAGCATTTGTTGGTGTAGGAGATGCTGCAATATTTGGAGGTAACTATGTAGAATCAATGAAACACTTCTATGATGCTGTAGAACCTAAAGGAGCAAAAATAGTAGGATTTACTTCTACTGATGGATATGATTTCGAAGCTTCTGAAGCAGTTATTGATGGAGATAAATTTATGGGATTAGCTATAGATGCTTCATTCGATACAGATGAAATTACTTCTAAAGTTGAAGATTGGTTAGAAAATAAAGTAAAAGACGAATTATTATAA